From the Hyphomicrobium sp. ghe19 genome, one window contains:
- a CDS encoding DUF177 domain-containing protein yields MTDQLNWIEKATDIPAGGLERDRAATPAELHAIAQALDILKVASLSTVYRINAIAGNGYRLRGTIAATVEQACVVSLEPVSGKVNGAYEVEFFPTVDVKDGDEEASILEGTDVEVLEHGIIPVGRIVYETLSASLDPYPRRPDAQFNWEDPKAKEPDKVSPFAALSKLKPDD; encoded by the coding sequence GTGACCGACCAACTGAATTGGATCGAAAAGGCGACGGACATTCCTGCCGGCGGATTGGAACGCGACCGCGCGGCGACGCCCGCTGAGCTTCACGCCATTGCGCAGGCACTCGATATCCTGAAAGTCGCGAGCCTTTCCACGGTCTATCGCATCAATGCGATCGCTGGAAACGGCTACCGGCTGCGCGGCACGATCGCGGCGACCGTCGAGCAGGCGTGCGTTGTGTCGCTGGAGCCCGTGAGCGGCAAGGTGAACGGAGCCTACGAGGTCGAGTTCTTCCCTACCGTCGATGTCAAGGATGGCGACGAGGAAGCAAGCATCCTCGAAGGCACTGACGTCGAAGTGCTCGAGCACGGCATCATTCCGGTTGGCCGGATCGTCTACGAGACGCTGTCTGCTTCGCTCGATCCCTATCCGCGTCGTCCGGACGCCCAGTTCAATTGGGAAGACCCGAAGGCCAAGGAGCCCGACAAGGTGAGCCCCTTCGCAGCGTTGTCCAAGCTGAAGCCGGACGATTGA